The following is a genomic window from Nymphaea colorata isolate Beijing-Zhang1983 chromosome 3, ASM883128v2, whole genome shotgun sequence.
TATCATCTTATGCATGGGCATTGTGTTCAAAATTACTTTTTATCATACAAACTTTTTTGCTAATGAATtattttcatgtaaatttttttgtatcATCAGTTGGAAGAATTCTTAGTGCATAATTGGCAAGAAAGCAATTATAGTGGCAGGTGGCTGTGGGCATGGAACACTGGCAATCTTCCTCTACATGCAGGTGTCCTCCCTTCTTTCTTGTATGGCAAAGGTTACTACAACGAATGGCTTATGCATGAGGCCTTGTCTACAGAACTTCGATTTGTCTTTGATGGAACAGATGTTGCATCTGCTTTTTACCCAGAAAACTTTGGGTCGGAACACAGTCAATCTCCAATAGATTCAGAAGTTGTACCACATAACAGACAGTGGGAAAGTGAGGCCAATGCTTACCTTGCTGCGGCATATGGATCATTTTACTCCAATATGAGCAAGGTTTCTTATAACATGCCAAAACTCATCAGATGCGGTGCACAGTTTATGATTTCAAATGCTTCAATGTGCATTCCCTCAGTTCATCAAAAGCCTCCATTTCTTAAGGCTAACAGGATGTTGGGAATATGGAAGGATACATTTGTTTCTCTGCAAAGCAAAGGAAAGGGATATATTTCATGCATAGAGAAATGCAATTCAGCCAGCAGTCAACTCGATGTATCTACCATACAGAAACCAGAATCCAAATTATCTGTGCCATCACTTCCGTTCTCCTTAAAAGAACTCCTTGAAACAGTTGCTGATGATGAAAAGACTGTTGTTCTTGCAGTAGCAGGAAATAATTACAGGGATATGCTTATGAGCTGGGTTTGCCGATTACGACGTATTtcagtttcaaattttatactGTGTGCCCTTGATGATGAAGTTTACCGGTTTTCCTTCCTACAAGTATGACACCTGCTCTCATTGTACACAGCTTTATGTTTTGTTCCCATCTTTCCTCCCTATTATTTCTATATGACCATCATTTTTTAGGAACTAATGTGGAAATCATTTTTGAACCTAATGATTTTGATTACAGGGATTGCCTGTCTTCAAGGCAGCATTATCTCATTTGGATATTAGCTTTGATAACTGCCATTTTGGCACCAAGTGCTTTCAGAGGGTGACAAAGGTTAAATCCAGAATAGTCCTGAAGATCCTAAGGATGGGTTACAATGTGCTTATGAGTGATGTAGATGTGTACTGGTTCAAAAATCCACTTTCTTATCTTCATGCATATGGACCTGCTGTATTAGTTGCACAATCAGATGAATTCAATGAAACTGGTAAGTTGATATTTCTGTTATTTCATCTCAACAAATCCTAGTTCAGCATATAAATACTTTGTTAATTTCTGATTTCAAAAATACAATTAGAATATTGGCAGTAGTTGACATAAAAATAAGTCCTTTTTATGCTAAGTTGGCTATTTCAAATCCTAGTTCTGACTTCATTGGAAGAATTCATAATTGTGATCTTAATTTTCATTGAGCTTAGACCATCCTTTAGAATTTAACATGAATGCAGGCAATGTATTGCAACAGGATTCATCCTGGccctttttccctttctggttTACAAGTTACTGACTTGACCATTTTTATGATGAGATACTATGACCAGATTTTGCATAAGTCTGGCAATTGATTTAGCAGTATTTCTCCCATGTGGAAACTCAATCAGGAAAACCCAATCATCACTATGTGCTTAAGTCCTCTAACTCCCAAAATATTGCGATCTATTGATTATATGTGGCTTTCCCATTGCAGTGCCAATAAATTTACCCCGGCGCTTGAACTCAGGTTTCTATTATGTTCATTCAGACCCCGCCACAATTCTTGCAATGGAGAAGGTGGTGACGCATGCATCCACTTCTGCGATGTCAGAGCAGCCAAGTTTTTATGATGTACTGTGTGGTGTAGGTGGTAAAAACCGCATTGGAGATAATAAGTGTCATGAACCTCTGACTAATGTCACGGTTCATTTCTTAGACAGGAATCTCTTCCCAAATGGAGCTTTCCAAAACCTGTGGAGGAAAAAGAATGTGACAGCTGCCTGTATGAGGAGAGGATGCATCACTCTTCATAACAACTGGATTagtgggaggaagaagaaacttCAGCGTCACATTGCCTCTGGTCTGTGGGAATATGATGTGGTATCTCGATTGTGTCTACAAAGCTGGCAGGATCAGAAGTTACATAGTTATGTCTGATCATTATGTCCTTCATAGGTCTATTTCATCTATAGCTTGCTTTTCTTTGGAGATTAACCAATGGGTTGCGGTCTGGCTCCTCTGGTGGATGTATCGAGCCCCTTTTCCATTGCGTAGGTTACACCTTCCCAATATGCCAGACTTCAATGGTTATTTCTCTATGCAttgagatgaagaaaaggaaaaggaagtgATATTTTGTGGCATCATTTTGATGTCATTAGTCCCTTTCTTCGGCTTCATATGGGCACCAGTATGTTGATGAATGTTTACACTTGATAGCTTATGGCTATCTTTGTTTGAAAATCAAGGACGATGAAGATTGAAAAGGATGATGCTGTACCGTATGTGAAGAAGTTTTGCCTGTTTGCTTGGTAATACGACCCTGAGCAGTAGGGCATCAAACCTTGCCTGTTTGAGTGGGAGGGCGACATAAAATACTCCAGAGATTGTTCAGCTGGATGTTTTTAAGAAGGCTTCACGTTCTCTGGTTTTGAGAGGAAGAGGTAGTTTTGTCATAGAATAGACAAGTTAGTTTAACGTTGAGGATAACATATTACAACTTGGCCTTGGAATTTAATACTAATTCTTGGTTTTCTTGATTATTGGCAGGGAAGCTTAAAAGTGAAGTTGCGCAGAAAAGTTCACGAAAAGATGAGAATAGGCCTTTATTGGCCCTCATAACAGAGTTAAATGCATGATATTCGAGGAAGGGAGAAATGCATTATTGTCATTTCATTTGATTTAACCAAGCTCTACCCTGTATTGGTGGATGGTATGGATGTGTATCTCATTTCCGCTTGCAGCTCGTAGAAACAAAGAGGACTACATCCTGAGGCGATTTTGTGGGTACTTTTTGGGACTAAGAGCAAAATGTTGGGCTCCTGACAGGATTCCTATGTAGAAAGCTCATTCAGAAGCTCGAACATGAATAATGATTCAGGGGACCGAATCAATGGAAGTTCATACTGATTCTGAAGCACATCCATCTTTATGTAGGTGGTGAAACCTGTCTTTTTCCATCCTTTATCAGCAGAAATATGTATCTTTTTCCCTGAATGATAAGATGGGAGTCTAGACGGACCCCTGCTTGTATATTGATATCAAAAGTTGTACACTTCGGCATTGAGCTAcgcaaataaaatatatatcaggTGGCTTACCTTTCCTGTGCCTGACTTGCTGCCTCTGTCATCCTGCACAATTCAGTTGCCATATCGTGGTTGGGGCCTTTAGCTAAGGTAATTCTCACCCATTGAACTTTTGCAAACGTAACTGAGTATCAGCAGGGATAACTTCATTCTTAGTGTTGCTTTCCAATTATTTTCTAGCTTCTGCAACATGGCTCCATAGACCGCGCCAATGACGTCTACCATCGAGAAGCCTTTCAGTCtccttttacaattttttagtCTCCTTCTCCATCGAAAGTCCATCTGCTTCAGAACCCAGTCTAACATAAGCATCTCTGCTGGATCTTGGCCATCTTGGGCTAATTGCTATCTTTATGCCCATTTCCATTTCTATTCAAGCTCCACTAGGGGTATTTGAATTCGAGGATATGAAATGTTACGTGGCGATAAATTATCGGCGTTCTGATGGACAATCTCGCCAGAGCATTCAAACATGTGGATGATCCATCCACGGATGACAAATCAAAATATCCTCGaaggaaaggagggaaaagTCAGGCTTGAGGGTCTTCGACTTTCTTAGCCTGCAAAAGAAGCCTTCTCTCCCGTGTCGTTATCACGTGAAAGTCTTTGCCATTGCCCTACCTAGTGAAGATTACAccagaaattatatatatatatatatatatatatatatatatatattttactgtTTACGTAAGGGAAACCACGTTGGATGTAAAAACCCCAAGGTCATACCCTGTGCCTTTAAGGTTTTGACTTGCTTGGAAGTATTGATGAACCTATGATACATCCTTCAAATGGATACTGCGTTTGCTACTGCAGCCCAGAAGAGTAGCACACCGAAGAGAAGTAAAAGCTGCATTGAACTAGGACGTT
Proteins encoded in this region:
- the LOC116250136 gene encoding beta-arabinofuranosyltransferase RAY1 isoform X1; translation: MKAGLRSIWLCGFLLISISLYATQLLPSLREEVELTQDRDGDASSPGPSVTIFSSPRPFFGVVGDRQLLAVRSWLALSPEVQVVLFAQNASMRSPIRNLGSRVSIETAIDFTFLDTPFFHAMVARARASGSSISVLIDSETLLLPSFISALHYVYTLDHNWLFVAKPRHLSHLKFHLDNLGRQWVWTTGQKITTEKLEEFLVHNWQESNYSGRWLWAWNTGNLPLHAGVLPSFLYGKGYYNEWLMHEALSTELRFVFDGTDVASAFYPENFGSEHSQSPIDSEVVPHNRQWESEANAYLAAAYGSFYSNMSKVSYNMPKLIRCGAQFMISNASMCIPSVHQKPPFLKANRMLGIWKDTFVSLQSKGKGYISCIEKCNSASSQLDVSTIQKPESKLSVPSLPFSLKELLETVADDEKTVVLAVAGNNYRDMLMSWVCRLRRISVSNFILCALDDEVYRFSFLQGLPVFKAALSHLDISFDNCHFGTKCFQRVTKVKSRIVLKILRMGYNVLMSDVDVYWFKNPLSYLHAYGPAVLVAQSDEFNETVPINLPRRLNSGFYYVHSDPATILAMEKVVTHASTSAMSEQPSFYDVLCGVGGKNRIGDNKCHEPLTNVTVHFLDRNLFPNGAFQNLWRKKNVTAACMRRGCITLHNNWISGRKKKLQRHIASGLWEYDVVSRLCLQSWQDQKLHSYV
- the LOC116250136 gene encoding beta-arabinofuranosyltransferase RAY1 isoform X2, with amino-acid sequence MVARARASGSSISVLIDSETLLLPSFISALHYVYTLDHNWLFVAKPRHLSHLKFHLDNLGRQWVWTTGQKITTEKLEEFLVHNWQESNYSGRWLWAWNTGNLPLHAGVLPSFLYGKGYYNEWLMHEALSTELRFVFDGTDVASAFYPENFGSEHSQSPIDSEVVPHNRQWESEANAYLAAAYGSFYSNMSKVSYNMPKLIRCGAQFMISNASMCIPSVHQKPPFLKANRMLGIWKDTFVSLQSKGKGYISCIEKCNSASSQLDVSTIQKPESKLSVPSLPFSLKELLETVADDEKTVVLAVAGNNYRDMLMSWVCRLRRISVSNFILCALDDEVYRFSFLQGLPVFKAALSHLDISFDNCHFGTKCFQRVTKVKSRIVLKILRMGYNVLMSDVDVYWFKNPLSYLHAYGPAVLVAQSDEFNETVPINLPRRLNSGFYYVHSDPATILAMEKVVTHASTSAMSEQPSFYDVLCGVGGKNRIGDNKCHEPLTNVTVHFLDRNLFPNGAFQNLWRKKNVTAACMRRGCITLHNNWISGRKKKLQRHIASGLWEYDVVSRLCLQSWQDQKLHSYV